A region of Halalkaliarchaeum desulfuricum DNA encodes the following proteins:
- a CDS encoding AMP-binding protein produces MRDWLSHRVAATPDRRALVRARDGETWTYAQLDREVDNHAGRLATLGLKPGDHLGVVLPPRVRYVQLVHAAMRMGLVLVPLGHDLTEPELADRAGRADLTALVCGEETLERAVAAVDGTEIPVVSVDPLLGDTSDENTQDGDDSDERPSGEGTSETVTVLPNVDPGEVVAASWERVDPLLLLFTSGTTGTPKPVDVRMGNVLSSAVASAFRLGTHPDDRWLVTLSLHHTGGIAPLYRATLYGTTIVLREGFDPGPAADDIDRYDVTGVSLVPTMLEQMLDVRGTLSDSLRVVLLGGAPATAELIDRCQGFSIPIYPTYGMTETASQVATAYPDETFDNRGTVGRPLLWTDVEVVDDEGTPVEQGKQGEFVVSGPTVVPGYYGMAEETDATFGDRGFHTGDVGYVDEDGLLYVTNRLDDRIVTGGENVDPGEVVEVLRQHPDIADAAVVGVPDDTWGELVGALLVPTERPEPAVEATEPPEDDETDAPDSEPTDEDGAESSTNGEDSTESPSSDHEGRPTREDVTEFCEERLADFKRPRVIAFAESLPRTVSGTVDRDAVRERLEERTADDRGDESDAPDSDEVFEYAEPSDVEFRDSSE; encoded by the coding sequence ATGCGCGATTGGCTGTCACATAGGGTGGCGGCGACGCCGGATCGCCGGGCGCTCGTCCGCGCACGCGACGGGGAGACGTGGACGTACGCCCAACTCGACCGCGAGGTCGACAACCACGCCGGTCGTCTCGCCACGCTCGGGCTCAAACCTGGAGATCACCTCGGCGTCGTTTTGCCGCCCCGCGTGAGGTACGTGCAACTCGTCCACGCAGCCATGCGAATGGGACTCGTTTTGGTTCCGCTCGGACACGATCTGACGGAACCCGAACTCGCCGATCGAGCGGGACGCGCGGACCTGACCGCGCTCGTCTGTGGGGAGGAGACGCTGGAGCGGGCGGTCGCCGCCGTCGACGGGACGGAGATTCCCGTCGTCAGCGTCGATCCCCTCCTCGGGGATACCTCGGACGAGAACACACAGGACGGTGATGATTCCGACGAGCGCCCCTCCGGCGAGGGAACATCAGAGACGGTCACGGTGCTTCCGAACGTCGACCCCGGCGAAGTAGTCGCCGCATCCTGGGAGCGCGTGGATCCGCTCCTGTTGCTTTTCACGTCGGGAACGACCGGGACGCCGAAACCGGTCGACGTCCGGATGGGGAACGTGCTCTCGAGTGCTGTCGCCTCGGCGTTCAGGCTGGGTACCCACCCGGACGATCGGTGGCTCGTCACGCTTTCACTGCATCACACCGGCGGGATCGCGCCGCTGTACCGGGCGACGCTGTACGGTACGACGATAGTTCTCCGTGAGGGGTTCGACCCCGGTCCGGCCGCCGACGACATCGATCGGTACGACGTCACCGGCGTCTCGCTGGTTCCCACGATGCTCGAGCAGATGTTGGACGTCAGAGGGACGCTTTCTGACTCGCTTCGGGTGGTACTTCTGGGTGGCGCGCCGGCCACGGCGGAACTCATCGACCGGTGCCAGGGCTTTTCGATCCCGATATATCCGACCTATGGCATGACCGAAACCGCCTCGCAAGTCGCCACTGCCTACCCCGACGAGACGTTCGACAACCGTGGCACCGTCGGCCGGCCATTGCTGTGGACCGACGTGGAGGTCGTCGACGACGAGGGCACGCCGGTCGAACAGGGCAAACAAGGCGAGTTCGTCGTTTCGGGGCCGACCGTCGTTCCCGGCTACTACGGGATGGCCGAAGAGACCGACGCGACGTTCGGCGACCGCGGCTTCCACACCGGTGACGTCGGCTACGTTGACGAAGACGGACTGTTGTACGTGACGAATCGGCTGGACGACAGGATCGTCACCGGCGGCGAGAATGTCGACCCGGGCGAGGTAGTCGAGGTCCTGCGACAGCATCCGGATATCGCCGACGCAGCGGTGGTCGGTGTTCCCGACGACACCTGGGGAGAACTCGTGGGCGCGCTGCTGGTCCCCACGGAGCGTCCGGAGCCGGCCGTCGAAGCCACCGAGCCACCGGAAGACGACGAAACGGACGCCCCCGACTCCGAGCCGACCGATGAGGATGGTGCGGAGTCGTCCACCAATGGTGAGGACAGCACGGAGTCGCCTTCTTCCGATCACGAGGGACGACCGACGCGGGAAGACGTGACCGAGTTCTGCGAGGAACGGCTCGCCGATTTCAAACGTCCGCGAGTAATCGCGTTCGCCGAGTCGCTTCCGCGAACCGTCTCTGGGACTGTCGATCGGGACGCCGTCCGGGAACGTCTCGAAGAACGGACGGCCGACGACAGGGGAGATGAATCGGACGCGCCCGACTCCGATGAGGTGTTCGAGTACGCCGAACCGTCGGATGTCGAGTTCCGGGACAGCTCGGAGTGA
- a CDS encoding MFS transporter, giving the protein MDEPSVGGTPRRGLAGATFGFFLGLGVVVVYGPAAEEFTRAMELSGVLLGLLVAAPNLIGSVLRIPVGAWADEIGPKRPFVVLLALSTLGMAGLAGLLVGFHPDGLGRRSYPLVFLFGALAGCGVGVFPIGSAQASYWYPIEKQGTALAVYGGLGNSAPGVFTVLVPISLAAVGLTTTYLLWLGVLTAGTFLYALLAVDPYYYQLLKRGVAPEHARVRAEELGQDLFPGGDTFDSIREAARLPRSWALVALYFISFGGFLALTVWLPTYWTGLHGVEPRTAGIVTAVGFVFLATGVRILGGVLSDRLGGERTSVLGFGTVALGALVMTGTQELAVAAVGMVVLAAGIGLGNAAVFQLVPHYVPEAVGGAAGLVGGVGAFGGFVVPPVLGLFVDVQGLAGYANGFVVYVVLGLTGVAIALSLKSLVDRG; this is encoded by the coding sequence ATGGACGAACCTTCTGTCGGCGGGACTCCTCGGCGCGGGCTGGCCGGCGCGACGTTCGGGTTCTTCCTCGGCCTCGGGGTGGTGGTGGTGTACGGCCCGGCTGCCGAAGAGTTCACTCGGGCGATGGAGCTTTCCGGCGTGCTTTTGGGCCTGCTCGTGGCGGCACCGAACCTGATCGGCTCGGTGCTTCGGATCCCTGTCGGCGCATGGGCCGACGAGATCGGTCCGAAACGACCGTTCGTCGTCCTTCTGGCGCTTTCCACTCTCGGGATGGCCGGCCTCGCCGGGCTTCTCGTCGGATTCCATCCGGACGGTCTCGGTCGACGGTCGTACCCGCTCGTATTCCTGTTCGGTGCCCTGGCCGGTTGCGGAGTCGGCGTGTTCCCGATCGGCAGCGCCCAGGCATCGTACTGGTATCCGATAGAGAAGCAGGGGACCGCCCTCGCCGTCTACGGCGGCCTCGGCAACAGCGCACCCGGCGTGTTCACCGTTCTCGTTCCGATTTCGCTGGCCGCAGTTGGCCTCACGACTACGTATCTCCTCTGGCTCGGTGTACTGACCGCGGGAACGTTCCTGTACGCTCTCCTCGCGGTCGATCCGTACTACTACCAGCTCCTGAAGCGAGGTGTCGCCCCCGAGCACGCGAGAGTTCGTGCCGAGGAACTCGGACAGGACCTGTTCCCCGGCGGCGACACTTTCGACTCGATCAGGGAGGCGGCGCGGCTTCCCCGCTCGTGGGCGCTTGTGGCGCTGTATTTCATCTCCTTCGGCGGGTTCCTCGCGCTTACTGTCTGGTTGCCGACCTACTGGACGGGGCTTCACGGGGTTGAGCCCCGGACGGCCGGGATCGTGACGGCTGTCGGCTTCGTCTTTCTCGCGACCGGTGTCAGGATCCTCGGCGGCGTGCTCAGCGACCGACTCGGCGGCGAGCGGACCTCGGTACTGGGGTTCGGAACCGTGGCTCTGGGCGCGCTCGTAATGACGGGGACACAGGAACTCGCTGTCGCTGCCGTCGGTATGGTCGTTCTGGCGGCCGGGATCGGGCTCGGAAACGCTGCCGTCTTCCAGTTGGTTCCCCATTATGTCCCCGAGGCCGTCGGCGGCGCCGCCGGCCTCGTCGGCGGGGTCGGTGCCTTCGGGGGGTTCGTTGTCCCCCCCGTGCTGGGGCTCTTCGTCGACGTACAGGGGCTCGCCGGCTACGCGAACGGCTTTGTCGTCTACGTCGTACTGGGCCTCACCGGTGTGGCTATCGCGCTGTCGCTCAAATCACTCGTCGACCGTGGGTGA
- a CDS encoding universal stress protein codes for MYDRILIPTDGSPAAEAAIEHAIDIATKYDATVHALFVVDGAAYSTLEAGAEIVMEALETEGERAVERIGEIAADAGIDCEKSVVSGTAYRSIREYIEDHDMDLVVMGTHGRQGIDRYLLGSVTERVVRTSDVPVLTVRKPAE; via the coding sequence ATGTACGACCGAATCCTAATCCCGACGGACGGGAGCCCGGCGGCCGAGGCAGCAATCGAACACGCGATCGACATCGCGACCAAGTACGACGCGACGGTTCACGCGCTGTTCGTCGTGGACGGCGCCGCCTACTCGACACTCGAGGCGGGCGCAGAGATCGTGATGGAGGCACTGGAGACGGAGGGGGAACGAGCAGTCGAACGTATCGGCGAGATCGCAGCCGACGCCGGAATCGACTGCGAGAAAAGTGTCGTGTCGGGGACAGCCTATCGGAGCATCCGGGAGTACATCGAGGATCACGACATGGATCTCGTGGTAATGGGGACACACGGCCGCCAAGGAATCGATCGGTATCTGCTCGGTTCGGTCACCGAACGGGTCGTTCGGACATCCGACGTGCCCGTCTTGACCGTCCGGAAGCCGGCCGAGTGA